A section of the Cuniculiplasma divulgatum genome encodes:
- a CDS encoding 2-hydroxyacid dehydrogenase → MRATIMLDVGADIAEKCSAVAGIPVDVKNPDGADIQIGMRDFVPTPHLKLVQTVSAGVDHLNFRNFSDRVLFCSNAGAFSDSVAQHAFALILSSTNRICRFNDEIRSGVYRKDLVHTLYGETLGILGYGGIGQSCARIARSLGMNVLAYTRSRRDDGYVDRYADSPEEVMSGSSVVIIALPLTTATKNYVGRKLLQKFRGNIIVNIARADIVSKGDMIAFLKENPGVMFLSDVWWNEPNVELPLPENSVITPHVAGISQESMTTALMRACGNVKKYLEGKPEHVVNVKEYL, encoded by the coding sequence ATGAGAGCCACAATAATGCTTGACGTGGGTGCCGATATTGCGGAAAAATGTTCCGCTGTTGCAGGCATACCTGTGGATGTGAAGAACCCGGATGGCGCGGATATACAGATCGGTATGCGGGATTTTGTCCCAACACCCCATCTGAAGCTTGTCCAGACAGTATCTGCCGGCGTGGACCACCTTAATTTCAGAAACTTTTCTGACCGGGTATTATTCTGCAGCAATGCGGGGGCCTTCTCCGATTCAGTGGCGCAGCATGCCTTCGCCCTTATCCTTTCCAGCACAAATAGAATATGCCGATTCAATGATGAAATCAGATCCGGCGTATACAGGAAAGACCTTGTACATACACTTTACGGGGAAACTCTGGGAATACTTGGATATGGAGGAATAGGCCAGAGCTGCGCCAGGATTGCCAGAAGCCTGGGCATGAATGTGCTGGCGTACACCCGAAGCAGAAGGGATGATGGATATGTTGACAGGTATGCAGACAGCCCTGAGGAGGTCATGTCAGGATCATCTGTGGTTATCATAGCGCTGCCGCTGACGACTGCCACAAAGAACTACGTTGGCAGAAAGCTTCTGCAAAAATTCAGAGGAAACATTATTGTGAACATCGCAAGGGCAGATATTGTGTCAAAGGGTGACATGATTGCATTCCTCAAGGAAAATCCAGGGGTGATGTTCCTTTCAGATGTGTGGTGGAACGAGCCGAATGTTGAGCTTCCGCTTCCTGAGAACTCCGTGATCACGCCCCATGTAGCGGGCATATCGCAGGAATCCATGACAACCGCACTCATGAGGGCATGCGGCAACGTGAAGAAATATCTTGAGGGGAAACCTGAGCATGTTGTGAACGTAAAGGAATATCTCTGA
- a CDS encoding VWA-like domain-containing protein, which produces MFQVQNPDSTLSSIRRSLLVEFPFLGSILSSIEFISDGSVQRFALQDAAFHYNADYLASVAPVEARFQLARSVLHVALNHGPRRGRRNPDLWSLCTDIAVDCILVEAGLANGVSGVLYVRNMREMSAEEIYSILSAEAGITAVSLLGDPYSSSGGPAREILADRISAARKINRSLILKSMLESLGTDSEGGQYSARMREIIAGARMTAIMAGKNTVPAQIRVKDNEIQRILIRNLLEPYMEPDRSARSRSRFSRKYMDAGIYIPGGGKKCLKAVIAIDVSASIDPEMADAFFSDSAELIYGLQPEDEVRLIQFDSDIVYDRMFSGQLSRGGFQFVRRGIGGTDFNAVLSKLATDGNTWPLVFLTDGKGEIRTREPDFPVIWITTGECPPMGRCVVYGDYP; this is translated from the coding sequence GTGTTTCAGGTGCAGAATCCTGACAGCACACTTTCCTCCATAAGAAGAAGCCTTCTGGTGGAGTTTCCCTTTCTCGGGTCCATTCTTTCGTCAATTGAATTTATCTCCGACGGCAGCGTCCAGAGGTTTGCCTTACAGGATGCCGCGTTTCATTACAACGCTGATTATCTTGCTTCCGTTGCACCTGTGGAGGCACGATTCCAGCTTGCCAGATCAGTCCTGCATGTGGCTCTGAACCACGGCCCCAGAAGAGGCCGGAGAAATCCTGATCTGTGGTCCTTATGCACAGATATTGCAGTGGATTGCATCCTGGTAGAGGCAGGGCTCGCCAATGGCGTTTCCGGCGTACTTTACGTGAGAAACATGAGAGAAATGTCTGCCGAGGAGATTTATTCAATACTTTCAGCTGAAGCTGGTATTACGGCGGTGAGCCTGTTGGGTGATCCATATTCGTCCAGTGGCGGGCCAGCCCGTGAAATACTTGCAGACCGCATCTCAGCGGCCAGGAAGATTAACAGATCGCTGATTCTGAAAAGCATGCTGGAGAGCCTTGGCACTGATTCCGAAGGTGGACAGTATTCAGCCAGAATGCGCGAAATAATTGCCGGTGCCAGGATGACTGCCATCATGGCTGGTAAGAACACAGTTCCGGCTCAAATCCGGGTTAAGGATAATGAAATTCAGCGGATTTTAATAAGAAATCTTCTGGAACCATACATGGAACCCGACAGATCTGCAAGGAGCAGATCAAGGTTCAGCAGGAAATACATGGATGCTGGCATCTATATTCCCGGTGGGGGAAAGAAATGCCTGAAAGCAGTCATAGCCATTGATGTTTCTGCATCGATTGACCCTGAAATGGCAGATGCGTTCTTCTCTGACAGTGCGGAACTGATCTATGGCCTGCAGCCGGAGGATGAGGTCAGGCTCATTCAGTTTGATTCTGATATTGTTTACGACCGGATGTTCTCAGGACAGCTATCCCGTGGCGGTTTCCAGTTCGTAAGGAGAGGTATAGGGGGCACGGATTTCAATGCCGTTCTCTCGAAGCTGGCAACGGATGGGAACACATGGCCCCTTGTATTCCTCACGGACGGGAAAGGAGAAATTCGCACCAGAGAACCAGATTTTCCGGTGATATGGATAACAACCGGAGAATGCCCTCCTATGGGAAGATGCGTTGTGTACGGGGATTACCCATGA
- the tgtA gene encoding tRNA guanosine(15) transglycosylase TgtA, with amino-acid sequence MEIIHRDGLARIGKFSTAHGDIQTPTILPVVNPNIPTLTTEEMVSLGARAFITNSYIIRRNPKLRERAEKYGVHSLLGFDGPIMTDSGTFQSHVYSDVEFSNVEIVDFQRKIGSDISTILDIFSEPDFSHDRAKEAVLETHRRMAELPPVDDTIMAGPIQGSLHMDLRKMSAELMSSSQAGYLPIGGVVPLLENYRYDDLVDVIISSKINADFSKPIHLFGGGHPMFMGMAVLLGVDIFDSASYVKYARDNRMLFQDGSRDLSKIGSFPRWSPLYGKYTVDEVRNATPEERFKLLSMHNLSAIFNELEEIREQIYQQRLWQYVEARSRSHPYLFRAFLRLLDNSRSLEKFEDLSKKSTFFYFDEYSERGPYFKRIERNLGYIMSPDKGKFRVLSPDHWHPGRIHSPEFVSLYERTSERFLVPWNNTVIPVELDETYPFQQMISSGLVRPDSIAVAGEWPADGGLPEGIESGSRSFRLERVRMVADFQFGSGTGRKLFPDACEVRVSRSTGRLRSVLLDGRLLATLRAHDGFFTLGIAGAEILHDISPGLENRVVVTDDSAEFNSQGYNVFFKFVKKFDSAIIAGNEVLVVDEADHLVAVGKSVVSGPEMGYYRKGLAVKVHRGIREKPEADQD; translated from the coding sequence TTGGAAATCATACACAGGGATGGCCTGGCAAGGATCGGGAAATTTTCCACAGCACACGGTGATATCCAGACCCCCACAATCCTTCCGGTTGTAAACCCCAATATACCCACACTCACCACAGAGGAAATGGTCAGTCTGGGAGCAAGAGCGTTCATAACGAACAGCTACATAATCAGGAGAAATCCGAAACTTAGGGAAAGAGCCGAGAAATATGGGGTTCATTCCCTGCTTGGATTCGACGGGCCAATAATGACCGACAGTGGCACCTTCCAGAGCCATGTTTACTCCGACGTTGAATTTTCAAATGTTGAGATAGTGGATTTCCAGAGGAAAATAGGAAGTGACATATCCACAATACTTGACATATTCTCAGAACCTGATTTTTCCCATGACCGGGCAAAGGAGGCCGTACTGGAGACACACAGGAGAATGGCTGAATTGCCTCCCGTTGATGATACCATAATGGCAGGGCCCATACAGGGGTCGCTTCACATGGACCTCAGGAAGATGTCTGCTGAACTCATGAGCTCATCCCAGGCAGGATACCTCCCCATAGGTGGTGTTGTCCCTCTGCTTGAAAACTACCGCTATGATGATCTTGTTGATGTCATAATTTCCAGCAAGATCAATGCTGATTTTTCCAAGCCCATACACCTTTTCGGCGGGGGACATCCAATGTTCATGGGAATGGCTGTTCTCCTGGGCGTTGACATTTTCGATTCTGCATCCTATGTCAAGTATGCCAGGGACAACAGAATGCTTTTCCAAGACGGGTCCAGGGACCTTTCAAAGATAGGATCATTTCCCAGGTGGAGCCCCCTTTACGGTAAATACACCGTGGATGAGGTCAGGAATGCCACCCCAGAAGAGCGCTTCAAACTGCTTTCCATGCACAACCTTTCTGCAATCTTCAATGAGCTTGAGGAGATCAGGGAACAGATTTACCAGCAGAGGCTCTGGCAGTATGTGGAAGCCAGATCACGATCTCATCCCTATCTTTTCCGCGCATTCCTGCGCCTTCTTGATAATTCCAGGTCCCTGGAAAAATTTGAGGACCTTTCCAAGAAGAGCACATTCTTCTACTTCGATGAATACAGCGAAAGGGGGCCGTATTTCAAGAGAATTGAGCGGAATCTCGGGTACATCATGTCACCGGATAAGGGAAAATTCAGGGTGCTCTCACCAGACCACTGGCACCCGGGGAGAATCCATTCCCCTGAGTTTGTATCCCTCTATGAGAGAACCAGTGAACGCTTCCTGGTGCCATGGAACAACACTGTGATCCCGGTTGAGCTGGATGAGACCTATCCATTCCAGCAGATGATATCCAGCGGCCTTGTGAGGCCGGATTCCATTGCAGTTGCAGGGGAATGGCCTGCAGATGGAGGACTGCCGGAAGGCATTGAATCCGGATCAAGGAGCTTCAGGCTGGAGAGAGTGAGGATGGTTGCTGATTTCCAGTTTGGTTCGGGAACTGGCAGGAAGCTGTTTCCTGATGCATGCGAAGTGAGAGTTTCACGATCAACAGGCAGGTTGAGGAGCGTCCTGCTAGATGGGCGCCTCCTGGCAACGCTCAGGGCCCATGACGGCTTCTTCACCCTTGGAATTGCAGGTGCGGAAATACTGCATGACATTTCACCGGGCCTGGAGAACAGGGTTGTGGTTACGGACGACAGCGCTGAATTCAATTCACAGGGGTACAATGTATTCTTCAAGTTTGTGAAGAAATTCGACAGTGCAATAATAGCAGGAAATGAGGTGCTTGTTGTTGATGAAGCTGATCACCTTGTGGCTGTGGGTAAATCTGTTGTCTCCGGTCCAGAAATGGGTTACTACAGAAAAGGCCTTGCAGTGAAGGTCCACAGAGGAATCCGGGAAAAGCCTGAGGCAGATCAGGACTGA
- a CDS encoding hemerythrin domain-containing protein: MSGPALKKKRSHMMIHRAVEGEIEEALAVLDGYNRNAESINGIAVKTLIDLWHDKVIAHADEEEASLYVEIKTAVPRMDATLLKLSRDHDLLRKLLVNLSTEYSTHRDYAEMSMINHTMLNILKIHSSDEMVMLSDCEENLST, from the coding sequence ATGTCAGGTCCAGCGCTAAAGAAAAAAAGATCACACATGATGATTCACAGAGCAGTCGAAGGAGAGATTGAAGAGGCGCTGGCTGTACTTGATGGCTATAATAGAAATGCAGAATCCATCAACGGTATTGCTGTAAAAACACTCATTGATCTCTGGCATGATAAGGTTATAGCTCACGCAGATGAAGAGGAGGCATCTCTCTACGTGGAGATAAAGACGGCAGTCCCTAGGATGGATGCGACACTGTTGAAGCTATCAAGGGATCATGATCTGCTCAGGAAGTTGCTTGTGAATCTATCAACAGAATATTCCACACACAGGGACTATGCTGAAATGTCAATGATTAATCATACTATGCTTAACATTTTGAAAATTCACTCCTCTGATGAAATGGTTATGCTCTCGGATTGTGAAGAAAATCTCTCAACGTAA
- a CDS encoding DMT family transporter, with translation MEKKIFYMFMLLLVTFFWGVTFPIIKTALQYVSADAFLAFRFLIATALMGILVRKGGDFWKRRNILTGFTAGFLLFLGYYFQTVGLDYTSAAASGIITGIYVVILPLISFLFLHNKVSRMDVYASVIAFTGLIIMSAGSSAGFGSRLGDLLTLICGVAYAVQIAYVSRYSGSLNSYTFTFYQLLAVTVFSFAAIPISPGGIGTFNGYVIFALVFTAIFGSIFGYYVSTIALIYVDPAAAGVIYVGEPVFAALASVIIAHEALGISVIIGGTVMVAAMLMTSLDKYLKTKRTQGAQS, from the coding sequence ATGGAGAAGAAAATTTTCTACATGTTCATGCTTCTTCTGGTCACATTCTTCTGGGGTGTGACTTTCCCCATAATAAAGACAGCCCTGCAGTACGTAAGCGCAGATGCATTCCTTGCCTTCCGGTTCCTGATTGCAACAGCACTTATGGGAATACTGGTGCGGAAAGGCGGCGATTTCTGGAAGAGGCGCAACATCCTGACAGGTTTCACTGCAGGCTTCCTTCTATTCCTTGGCTACTATTTCCAGACAGTTGGGCTTGATTACACAAGCGCTGCGGCATCCGGCATCATAACAGGCATCTATGTTGTGATTCTCCCCCTCATCTCTTTCTTGTTCCTTCACAACAAAGTATCGCGCATGGATGTCTACGCCTCTGTCATAGCCTTTACAGGGCTCATAATAATGTCAGCCGGTTCATCAGCAGGCTTCGGCAGCAGACTGGGCGATCTCCTCACACTCATATGCGGAGTTGCCTATGCAGTGCAGATAGCATACGTATCAAGGTATTCAGGCAGCCTGAATTCGTACACATTCACCTTCTACCAGCTGCTTGCCGTCACCGTATTCTCTTTTGCAGCCATACCCATATCTCCGGGTGGAATAGGGACATTCAACGGTTACGTGATCTTCGCGCTTGTCTTCACTGCAATATTTGGAAGCATTTTCGGATATTATGTCTCAACAATTGCACTCATATATGTTGATCCCGCGGCTGCTGGTGTAATTTATGTTGGAGAACCGGTATTTGCGGCACTTGCATCGGTTATAATAGCACACGAGGCACTGGGCATATCAGTCATAATAGGTGGTACAGTCATGGTTGCGGCAATGCTCATGACTTCCCTGGACAAGTATCTGAAGACGAAGCGCACGCAAGGCGCTCAGTCCTGA
- a CDS encoding TIGR00266 family protein, with protein sequence MTEYNIVGNEVQYLETKLSEGDSVLIEPGHLISKSPSARLDVRSGGLRGAFSHMLAGSAVFLLKVDGPGEIRSAGFLPGKILKIDLTGNAIIAEFNAFLCMDSTINYSTKFAGIWQGILGGEGLFLERFSGTGSIMLHGHGHVVEMNLKEGEEIQAELSHVLAFDESVQYNVGRIGGLKTMILGGMEGEGLFFADMRGPGRVWLHTISMFQLAAKLAFKR encoded by the coding sequence ATGACAGAGTATAATATAGTTGGAAACGAAGTGCAGTACCTTGAAACAAAGCTGAGTGAGGGAGATTCTGTGCTCATTGAACCGGGTCACCTCATATCCAAGAGCCCGTCAGCAAGACTGGATGTCAGGAGCGGAGGGCTCAGAGGAGCGTTCTCACACATGCTTGCCGGTTCCGCAGTATTCCTTCTGAAGGTTGACGGCCCGGGCGAGATCAGGTCTGCAGGTTTCCTTCCCGGGAAAATACTGAAGATTGATCTCACCGGTAATGCAATAATAGCTGAATTCAATGCTTTCCTCTGCATGGATTCCACCATCAACTATTCCACGAAATTTGCAGGCATATGGCAGGGCATTCTGGGAGGGGAAGGGCTATTCCTGGAAAGGTTCAGCGGAACCGGTTCAATCATGCTTCACGGCCATGGTCATGTTGTGGAGATGAATCTCAAGGAAGGCGAAGAGATACAGGCAGAGCTAAGCCATGTACTTGCTTTTGATGAATCTGTCCAGTACAACGTCGGCCGAATTGGCGGCCTTAAAACCATGATACTTGGCGGAATGGAGGGAGAGGGGCTCTTCTTTGCGGATATGAGGGGGCCTGGAAGGGTCTGGCTTCACACCATATCCATGTTCCAGTTGGCCGCAAAACTTGCCTTCAAGAGATGA
- a CDS encoding AAA family ATPase, translating into MKKVKPSQLKSILTEVAINGRLPVMVWGAPGIGKSQIVRETAAGLGMNILDLRLNYYEETDFLGIPIRTERGMEFIKYSRFPRSGRGIWFLDEITHARTSTQGLVFQLINDGMIEDYTVPEGWRYFVGSSNLPSHRSISNTMPSGLSSRFTGGHYELIPDVDDWAEWAIASAVDERIISFVTYMEHNDQRPWLFRQENDYPLTPRTWATGVNYAVRNLKGEARDIAIMGMIGEDNGLEFLHYLKLAADMPDPMKIIEGQYEWLNGNHDPSLWYLLAGSIARVASQDRGRITGCLRALLHMKDEYAALGFSLMRKAVEKEALASNEFLASNIGKFREIMGVSGAES; encoded by the coding sequence ATGAAGAAGGTCAAGCCGTCCCAGCTGAAATCTATTCTTACTGAGGTTGCAATTAATGGCAGGCTGCCGGTTATGGTGTGGGGTGCACCGGGCATCGGGAAATCCCAGATCGTGAGAGAGACAGCTGCCGGACTTGGAATGAACATTCTTGACCTGAGGCTCAATTATTATGAGGAGACTGATTTCCTTGGCATACCCATCCGCACTGAAAGAGGCATGGAGTTCATCAAGTATTCCCGATTCCCGCGAAGTGGCAGGGGTATATGGTTCCTGGATGAGATCACACATGCAAGGACATCCACCCAGGGGCTTGTTTTTCAGCTGATTAATGACGGGATGATTGAAGATTATACAGTCCCGGAAGGATGGAGGTATTTTGTCGGTTCATCAAATCTGCCTTCACACAGGAGCATTTCAAACACCATGCCATCGGGTCTGTCAAGCAGGTTCACCGGCGGGCACTATGAACTGATCCCTGATGTGGATGACTGGGCAGAGTGGGCCATTGCAAGTGCTGTGGATGAAAGGATCATATCATTTGTAACCTACATGGAGCACAATGATCAGAGGCCCTGGCTCTTCCGGCAGGAGAATGATTATCCACTCACGCCGAGGACATGGGCAACAGGCGTGAATTATGCCGTCAGGAACCTAAAGGGGGAGGCACGTGACATTGCAATAATGGGAATGATTGGGGAGGATAACGGACTTGAGTTTCTTCATTACCTGAAACTTGCCGCCGACATGCCTGACCCCATGAAGATCATAGAAGGCCAGTATGAATGGTTAAACGGGAACCATGATCCATCCCTCTGGTATCTGCTGGCAGGAAGCATTGCCAGGGTAGCCTCGCAGGACCGTGGAAGGATCACAGGATGCCTGAGGGCGCTGCTTCACATGAAGGACGAATACGCTGCTCTTGGATTCAGCCTCATGAGAAAAGCTGTGGAAAAAGAAGCGCTTGCATCCAATGAGTTTCTTGCCTCCAACATTGGTAAATTCAGGGAGATCATGGGTGTTTCAGGTGCAGAATCCTGA
- a CDS encoding NAD(P)/FAD-dependent oxidoreductase encodes MLDVIVAGAGPAGSYASYRLASMGYSVLNLEEHREIGRPVECTGVVTSRVFGYVKSSAVANRVRGANVFFPGNREMHIEKSEETTVIYRDSFDRDVSAMAISAGADVRLDSRITEVKVAGDSVHIKYRHEGNLLEAASSMIVGADGANSVVRKSLYGSRPSRIVSTYQVDSAVRLPDQESVNVYLGSESSHGFFAWAVPTGDITRIGLGTIGPGARDLFSRLQKRFPEGRILSVTGGPIPIAYLSRTSGPRSLLVGDAAGIVKPLTGGGIYTGIVSAHHAASAINEAFQNQNFSANFLSRYERYWKSQLGRELWMDGIVQRIFAGLSDSSLSRIYSMLSSPDVVHMINSLGDIDYPSRLVIRMLIRHPAILMNFFRNRVVAGSADA; translated from the coding sequence GTGCTGGATGTCATTGTGGCCGGTGCTGGCCCCGCAGGATCCTATGCCTCATACAGGCTTGCCTCCATGGGATACAGCGTTCTCAACCTGGAGGAACACAGGGAGATAGGCAGGCCCGTTGAATGCACCGGGGTTGTGACGTCCCGGGTTTTCGGATATGTGAAGAGCAGTGCAGTGGCAAACAGGGTGCGTGGTGCCAATGTTTTCTTTCCAGGGAACAGGGAAATGCACATTGAGAAGTCCGAGGAGACCACAGTCATATACCGGGATTCATTCGACAGGGATGTTTCAGCCATGGCCATTTCTGCCGGAGCCGATGTGAGGCTTGACTCAAGGATAACCGAAGTGAAGGTTGCAGGTGATTCTGTCCATATAAAATACAGGCACGAAGGCAACCTCCTTGAGGCAGCTTCGTCCATGATAGTTGGCGCTGACGGGGCCAACAGCGTGGTGCGGAAATCTCTCTACGGGTCCCGCCCATCACGGATCGTTTCAACATACCAGGTGGATTCTGCAGTCCGGCTTCCAGATCAGGAAAGCGTAAACGTATATCTTGGCAGCGAGAGCTCCCATGGTTTCTTTGCATGGGCAGTTCCCACGGGTGATATAACCCGAATCGGTCTTGGAACAATCGGTCCGGGTGCAAGGGACCTTTTCAGCAGGCTCCAAAAAAGGTTTCCGGAAGGAAGGATCCTGTCGGTGACTGGCGGACCGATACCAATTGCATACCTTTCAAGAACATCAGGGCCAAGGAGTCTGCTGGTGGGAGACGCAGCGGGAATAGTGAAGCCGCTCACCGGAGGCGGCATATATACCGGCATAGTTTCTGCTCATCACGCTGCCAGTGCCATAAATGAGGCATTTCAGAATCAGAATTTCAGCGCAAATTTCCTGTCAAGATATGAGCGGTACTGGAAATCGCAGCTGGGCCGTGAACTGTGGATGGATGGCATTGTGCAGAGGATCTTCGCAGGCCTGAGCGATTCATCGCTCTCACGAATATACAGCATGCTGTCATCCCCTGATGTTGTGCATATGATAAACAGCCTTGGAGACATAGATTATCCATCGCGCCTGGTGATCAGGATGCTCATCAGGCATCCAGCAATTTTGATGAATTTCTTCCGGAACAGGGTAGTGGCCGGATCGGCTGATGCATGA
- a CDS encoding DNA polymerase domain-containing protein yields MMKLNVRILVASYRRSDVAMEIYGRTDDGKSVTALYFGFQPYFDLVNPTDACLQKYRLDEQYVREEEKKLWVSGSDQRVIRIYVKSPWLVPQLREKCQNVQVLAADIPFHHRFIYDMDLGSCVEIEGQDMPDERQNYTTDYVLRIQNIRNIPEFNSPLKIMSFDIENAIQKGPDEEYGQIFVIGYSLTDGKTIEKGAVSGKERDLLRDFVKLVNSKDPDLLTGYNIDGYDLPVLKYRMERNGVRFGIGRDHQSPHRVQGQYWRLHGRIISDTWWGVKKVLHPKHESLNYVSRELLGEGKDNINRLKIEEEWATRPDEVTQYCIKDADLTLRIFQKIRIVDRNMFMSTVAKLPLDDVTNGGTSNYVDSLLIRKADREGIGVPMTKHNYKEAPIEGGYVHSIGAGIYDYVVVLDFKSMYPSMIMKYNICFTTFDPSGEIVAPNGVHFLAKERREGLVPRLLKELMDQRDAVKRQMKTASPGEKEYLDGVQGAIKILMNTFYGVLASSFYRFTNLDIGGAVTAFARKTITSLIEKLKSENYRVIYGDTDSIFIESGASSDSEAVKVGMELSERVSRDEGVTVEFEKVMDPLFSHGAKKRYAGKIIYPESQKGEILVRGYEVRRTDSFDLQSQALSHVFDLVLDRNIEGAVEYKREIVDKIRKGDSSIDIESLVISRTVKEFRSYKEEKSLANVRIAKMLMERGETFIPGMKVSWIVTNSRKSPQEVEPYIDGAEFQGKPDWDYYARRVEETLDRVLEGIAEDYVSAESQSNLLNFGALKDQPDVKANRPVADAEEGKKQTSLFEF; encoded by the coding sequence ATGATGAAGCTGAATGTCCGGATACTGGTGGCCTCGTACAGGCGTTCAGATGTGGCCATGGAGATCTATGGCAGGACCGATGATGGAAAGTCCGTGACCGCACTTTACTTTGGATTCCAGCCCTATTTCGATCTTGTGAACCCCACTGATGCTTGCCTGCAGAAATACAGGCTCGATGAGCAGTATGTCAGAGAGGAGGAAAAGAAGCTCTGGGTTTCCGGCTCAGACCAGCGTGTCATCAGGATTTATGTAAAGTCACCGTGGCTTGTTCCGCAGCTCAGGGAGAAGTGCCAGAATGTCCAGGTGCTTGCAGCAGATATACCGTTCCATCACCGTTTCATATATGATATGGATCTTGGGTCATGTGTTGAGATAGAGGGCCAGGATATGCCTGATGAGAGGCAGAACTATACAACGGATTATGTGCTGCGCATCCAGAATATCAGGAACATACCTGAATTCAACTCTCCTCTGAAGATAATGAGCTTTGATATAGAAAATGCCATTCAGAAAGGCCCAGATGAGGAGTATGGACAGATTTTTGTCATAGGCTATTCACTGACGGACGGAAAGACCATTGAAAAAGGTGCAGTTTCAGGGAAGGAACGGGACCTTCTCAGGGACTTCGTTAAGCTCGTGAACAGCAAGGATCCTGATCTGCTCACCGGGTACAACATAGATGGCTACGACCTTCCGGTTCTGAAATACAGGATGGAGAGGAACGGCGTCAGGTTTGGCATAGGCAGGGATCACCAGTCTCCTCACAGGGTGCAGGGGCAGTACTGGCGCCTGCACGGGCGCATCATATCAGATACATGGTGGGGTGTCAAGAAGGTGCTGCACCCGAAGCATGAAAGCCTCAACTATGTTTCCAGGGAACTGCTGGGCGAGGGCAAGGATAACATCAACAGGCTGAAGATTGAGGAAGAGTGGGCAACAAGGCCTGATGAGGTGACACAGTACTGCATCAAGGATGCTGACCTGACCCTCAGAATCTTCCAGAAAATACGCATTGTAGACCGCAACATGTTCATGAGCACTGTGGCCAAGCTCCCCCTTGACGACGTCACAAACGGCGGGACAAGCAATTATGTGGATTCGCTCCTCATCAGGAAAGCTGACAGGGAAGGCATAGGCGTGCCAATGACAAAGCACAACTACAAGGAAGCCCCCATAGAGGGGGGATATGTGCACAGCATTGGTGCCGGAATTTACGATTACGTTGTTGTGCTGGACTTCAAGAGCATGTATCCCTCAATGATCATGAAATACAATATATGCTTCACGACATTTGATCCATCCGGGGAAATAGTTGCTCCAAACGGAGTCCATTTCCTCGCCAAGGAAAGGAGGGAGGGGCTTGTCCCAAGATTGCTGAAGGAGCTCATGGATCAGAGGGATGCCGTGAAGAGGCAGATGAAGACGGCCAGTCCCGGAGAAAAGGAATACCTGGATGGCGTGCAGGGGGCCATCAAGATCCTCATGAACACATTTTACGGCGTTCTGGCATCCTCATTCTACAGATTCACAAATCTGGACATAGGCGGTGCGGTAACGGCGTTCGCCAGGAAAACAATAACTTCACTTATCGAAAAGCTCAAAAGCGAGAACTACCGGGTCATATACGGAGATACTGACAGCATATTCATAGAATCCGGAGCAAGCAGTGACAGTGAAGCCGTGAAGGTTGGCATGGAACTCAGCGAGAGGGTTTCAAGGGACGAAGGTGTCACCGTTGAATTCGAGAAGGTCATGGACCCTCTCTTCTCACATGGGGCCAAGAAGCGTTATGCAGGCAAGATAATTTACCCGGAATCCCAGAAGGGGGAGATACTGGTGCGCGGGTACGAGGTACGGCGCACAGATTCGTTTGATCTGCAGAGCCAGGCATTATCACACGTCTTTGATCTGGTACTTGACCGTAATATAGAAGGGGCGGTGGAGTACAAGAGAGAAATAGTTGACAAGATCAGGAAGGGAGACAGCTCAATAGACATAGAAAGCCTGGTGATATCCCGCACGGTCAAGGAGTTCCGCAGTTACAAGGAGGAAAAATCTCTGGCCAATGTAAGGATTGCCAAGATGCTCATGGAAAGGGGAGAGACATTCATACCCGGCATGAAAGTTTCATGGATAGTCACAAACAGCAGGAAATCACCCCAGGAGGTTGAGCCATACATTGACGGTGCTGAATTTCAGGGCAAACCGGACTGGGATTATTACGCAAGAAGGGTGGAAGAGACCCTTGACAGGGTACTGGAAGGAATCGCAGAGGACTACGTATCGGCTGAAAGCCAGTCAAACCTTCTGAATTTCGGGGCTTTAAAGGATCAGCCCGACGTTAAGGCGAATAGGCCTGTCGCCGATGCCGAGGAAGGGAAGAAGCAGACCAGCCTCTTCGAGTTCTGA